Genomic segment of Elusimicrobiota bacterium:
ACGGAACCTAATCTCGCGTTAGGGGTTGACCAGCAGTATTTATTGCGGAGAGAATATAAGATCGGGGTGGCATATAAGGCACAGATGTCTCTGCTCGGGTTGGATTTTGTGCTCCAGCAGTATAATTCCGGGATGGATTATAAAGTTCTCGCTGCGGGTGAAATGTGGCTTCCGTTTGGGTTGGGGTTCCGCGGAGGTGCGGGGATCGGGGCGCGTAATTACGCGAGTTTATCCGCCGGGCTGGGCTATCGCACAACAGTTATGCAGTTTGATTACGCGCTGGTTTATCCTCTGATGGGTATCTCTGACCAGTTCGGGACTCATAAGGTGTCGCTTACCATGAGGTTCGGGCCGATGGTTAACGTTGATGCCAGTACCGAAGAGCTTAGGTTGAAACTGAATAAAGAAACTCAGGCACGGCAGGTAGCGGAAAAAGCAGCGGAAACCGCGAGGTTTGAGGCGGAGAAAGCTAAACAGGAAGTTGCGGGTTTGAGGAAAGAACTTGATGAGTTATTGAAGAAAAAGATACCCGCAGCGCCGGTAGTGTCCAAACCTGTGGAAATAATTCCTGAAAAGCCGGTAGTAACACCGCAGAAGCCTGTTACTCCGGCGGTAGCAGCGGTGTCTGAGGAAGATGAGATGAGGAAAGAGTTTGATGTTTCAATGTCGTATTATCGCAAGCAAACCGTGTCGGGTAGTATGTCGTTAAAGGATAGGATTGCGATGATAGAAAAGATTTTGGATAAATATTCCGGTAAAAAAATTGTTCTTACGGAAGCTAAGGATGAACTTGCGTTGTTAAAAACGGAACAGGAAAAGATTGTTAAGGATTTTAATGCCTCGTGGAGGTATTACCAGAAACTGGTGGAACGTAATATTGGTACTGCAGAACGTGTGAGTTTATTGAACCGTATGGTTGATAAGTATGAACAGCAGGGGATAAATATCGCTGTTGTTAAGGAAGAGCTTGGGAAGTTGAAGAAGTAAAGGTTATGAATAATATGCGTATATACCCGCGCAGCGGTGCGCGGTGGGTGGTATTGTTAACCGTTGTGATGCTGGTAGGGGGTGTTACTTTTCTACAGAAGGTTCACGGCGGGACAGAGTTTGCCCTTACAAAAGTATACTCCCGGCTGTTCACCCCGAATAATGACGGGTTGAATGATAAGTTTGTGATTGAAGTTGATAACCCGTATGGCGATGATTTTTATGTAAAAATATTCGCGATTACCGGCGAGGAAGTTGTTTCACTTAAATACACAGATACCGGCGGGAAACAAAGGGTTGTGTGGGACGGGAAGGATAATAGTAACTTTCTTGTTCCTCCGGGAGTGTTTGTGTACCATCTGTACATCCCGGCGTTGAATAAAGTATTCAGCGGGACCGTTGTTGTTGCGTATTGATACCTTTATATTTAATAGTATGCCAACTTCTTCGTTTTGTGTTTGTCACTTCCAGTGTATTATCGTATAATATGACGATAATAATGTTGTGTTGTTACAGGAAACTGGGCTTATAAAAATATGAGTATACGTAAGAAGTTAATACTGGCGTTTTCCGGTTTAGTTGCCGGGATTGTTATTATTGCAGGGATTTTGTTTTGGCTCGGGCAAAAGGGGAATGAGTACCTTTCCACGGCGTTACGCGCGTATTCCGAGATGGTTACCGTCCGCGAAATTCAGTTCTCCATAGATAAACAGTGGAAGTCGTTCAATTTTTATCTTATCCTCGGGGAGACGGAGGAGCTTAATAATTTTAATGAGTTCAATAATACCGTGCAGGTTAAGTTTAATGAATGGCAACTTCTCGCGAGGGATAATCGTGATGTGGAAGCTATTGCCAAAGTTAAGCTGTGCTATAATGATTTTTATTCTATGGCTACTAATATTATAGGTATCTATAAACAGGGTAAACGCGAGCTGGTGCTTGTAATGGTGGATACTGAACTTATGAAGTTGTCGGATCATGTTATTAAAGAAGTGAAAAGCCTTGTTGAAGAAAAAAATCAGGCGTTACAGAAGTCGCAGCAGAAGATGGCGGGGTTAGGCAGGATGAGTGTTACGGTGTCTATTATCACGTCAATAATATCGCTGGTGTGGTCGATGATTATGAGTTTATACATTTTCCGTAGTATCGCTGACCCGCTGCTTGTCCTGCGGACAGGGGCAAAACTTATCGGTGAAGGTAATCTTGACCACAAAATTGTTATCAAAAGTAAGGACGAAATCGGTGAACTTGCGGAAGCGTTTAATGGTATGGTGGATAGTTTGAAAACTTTGCAGTTACAGGTTATTCAGATGGACCGTATGTCAAGCCTGGGCCAGCTTGCAGGTGGTGTGGCGCATGAGCTTAATAACCCGCTGACCGGTGTGCTCGGGCAGTGCCAGCTTATGCTTGAGAAAGTGCCTCCCGAGAATCCTATGCATGCATCGCTTGAAAAAGTTGAACGCGCAGCGCAGCGGTGCCGCACAATTGTGCGGGCATTACTGGATTTCGCAAGGCAGAAGGATTATATCTTTGTTGAAACTGATGTCCATGGCCTTATCGACGAGAGTTTGGGGTTCTGCCAAAGCGATCT
This window contains:
- a CDS encoding type IX secretion system membrane protein PorP/SprF, with the protein product MKSMGIKVMIMLALCFTLVNTATNAEAAFEMVNLGARTSGLAGAFTGIADDVNAIYHNPAGLVNIPRMELGTSYGRLYVGLDDDSGVGNSFIGYAYPIRLGGKLQADDSTLVDYKDLGTLGFGWLNLTATGLYFENIGIISYAKGNFHEKIKGLSLGMNFKVINIGYGSDPKGYTDNAVDNSGMVTGLPDALFTAGKMKTDFTLDLGMFYKLGLNYMFGMAITNLTEPNLALGVDQQYLLRREYKIGVAYKAQMSLLGLDFVLQQYNSGMDYKVLAAGEMWLPFGLGFRGGAGIGARNYASLSAGLGYRTTVMQFDYALVYPLMGISDQFGTHKVSLTMRFGPMVNVDASTEELRLKLNKETQARQVAEKAAETARFEAEKAKQEVAGLRKELDELLKKKIPAAPVVSKPVEIIPEKPVVTPQKPVTPAVAAVSEEDEMRKEFDVSMSYYRKQTVSGSMSLKDRIAMIEKILDKYSGKKIVLTEAKDELALLKTEQEKIVKDFNASWRYYQKLVERNIGTAERVSLLNRMVDKYEQQGINIAVVKEELGKLKK
- a CDS encoding gliding motility-associated C-terminal domain-containing protein, with the translated sequence MNNMRIYPRSGARWVVLLTVVMLVGGVTFLQKVHGGTEFALTKVYSRLFTPNNDGLNDKFVIEVDNPYGDDFYVKIFAITGEEVVSLKYTDTGGKQRVVWDGKDNSNFLVPPGVFVYHLYIPALNKVFSGTVVVAY
- a CDS encoding ATP-binding protein produces the protein MSIRKKLILAFSGLVAGIVIIAGILFWLGQKGNEYLSTALRAYSEMVTVREIQFSIDKQWKSFNFYLILGETEELNNFNEFNNTVQVKFNEWQLLARDNRDVEAIAKVKLCYNDFYSMATNIIGIYKQGKRELVLVMVDTELMKLSDHVIKEVKSLVEEKNQALQKSQQKMAGLGRMSVTVSIITSIISLVWSMIMSLYIFRSIADPLLVLRTGAKLIGEGNLDHKIVIKSKDEIGELAEAFNGMVDSLKTLQLQVIQMDRMSSLGQLAGGVAHELNNPLTGVLGQCQLMLEKVPPENPMHASLEKVERAAQRCRTIVRALLDFARQKDYIFVETDVHGLIDESLGFCQSDLTSAKVVVKKNYGLNLPKPKISSTHVQQVFLNLITNAAQAIANVGGGVLTITTMVIDKIEDNGQRKKFVVVSFRDDGIGIKKENINHIFDPFFTTKDIGKGTGLGLTVSYGIIQRHNGEILAASNGERQGSEFRVMLPC